The region ACGAGGGGTAATTCCGTGGCAGACGGTCGAGGAGAATGTTGCCTTTGGATTAAAGATGCGTCACGTTCCAAAAAAAATGGTAAAAGAGAAAACAGACTATTATTTGAAGAAGGTTGGCTTGAAGCAGTATGGCAAACTGTACCCGAAAGAGCTTTCTGGAGGAATGAAACAACGGGTAAGTATCGCGCGTGCATTTGCCAACGATCCGGAAATTCTGTTGATGGATGAACCGTTTGCTGCGTTGGATGAACAAAATAAATTTATTCTGCAGGAAGAATTGCTCAGCATCTGGGGAGAAACGAAAAAAACCGTATTGTTTATTACACATAGTATTGATGAGGCGCTTTTATTAAGCGATAAAGTATTATTAATGAGTGCACAGCCAGGTCAGATTGTACGGGAGAAACAGATTGATTTACCGCGTCCGCGAAAGATTGAGGATGTCCGGTCAAATCCGGATACAGCAGAGCAGTTTATTGATATATGGCAGCATTTGCAACGAGAGGTACAACATGATCGTAAATTGAAAGAGAAGGGATGATTAACTATGAAAGGCAAAGGATTTACATTAATTGGAATCTTTATTCTGCTCGTCATGCTCGCCTTGGCAGGATGTGCGAATCAGTCCAATGATGATCCGCAGAAAGATCAGGGTACAACAGATCAGACAAACGGTAATGAGCAGGATGGGTCTGCTGGTGAAGCGGGTGCAGACGGAACACTTGAGCCACTTGATGAAACGGCAACGGTAAAAATTGCCGAGGATGGATCTGCATCAGGTGCAGGATTTTATATTGCAAAAGAACGCGGTTATTTTAAAGAATACAATGTCAATGTGGAATTCGTTAAATTCGGTAACAGCGACCAAATGTTGCCAGCGTTGGCGGCAGGGAAGATTGATGTGGCCGGGGGAATTTCTTCCGCATCTTTTTTCAATTCGATTGCCCAGGGCATTGATGTCCGGATGATTGCGGATAAAGGACATAATATTAAAGGCAAATCGTATTTCTCATTTGTTCTCCGAGAAGATTTGCAGGATGAAATTACGGATTACAGTGACTTAAAAGGTAAAAAGGTAGCCATTTCAACTAAAAATGCGGTGGATGATTATATTTTTCAGCGCATGTTGGAGCACGCCGGGTTAACTAGGGATGATGTACAATTTACTCTAATGTCTAATTTCGGGAACATGCTGGCCGCTATGGCAAATAAGCAAATTCATGCAGCCCTGCAAATCGAACCTTTGCTGACTAAGGGAATTGAGAGTGGTGTACATGTAAAGTTTGGGGATGTGGCGGCTGACTTTGCTCCAAAGGCGCAAATTGCAATGGTTCTGGGATCACCGAAATTCGTTGGCGAAAACCGCGAAGTTGCTTTACGGTTCATGGCGGCGTATTTAAAAGGTATCCGCGACTATAACGATGTGTTTGTGAAAGGTGAAGGCGACGAAGAAGAGATTATTAAGATTATGACGCAGCATACAGCATTGAAAGATCCGGAGTTATGGAAAAAAGTTTCTGTAACCGGTCTGAATCCGAACGGTCGCATGTTTGTGGAAGATATCAAACGACAATACAAAATGTATAAGGAAAACGGCGGTATTCAAGGGGAAGTAGACCTTGAAAAGGCAGTTGACATGTCACTGGTGGAGGATGTAGTGGGGATTATCGGCGAGTATAAATAGGAATAAAAGATTTAGCCCCTTTGGAACTTAAATGTCCAAAGGGATTTTTATGTGCATAAGTGAAACTTAGTTCGGTTCATCAAATGAAGGTAAAATTTAAATAAGATGATGCACTTGTCCAGGCAATAATTTCTGCTGCTGAATACCTTGATAGAGACTAAGAGATTGGAGGTGATTATATGTATAAGTCAAATCATCAGACATCAAAACGTGGTGTCAACCGGGAAAAAGCTAATGAAAAAAAGATACAGGATGTCAAGGCACAACTTTCAGATGTAATTGCAAAAACCAAGGAATCGGGTGACCACAGCCAGCTTGAACAGCTGGAGGGATTATTAGATAATCTTCAGGAAGTACAACAAGCTAACTGTTCTCCTATCATTTTTGATCAGTGTGTTTTGGACTTTCCTGCAAATTCTATTCTGGGAGGGGGAGGAGACGATTACCCGCCATTTATTGTTGGTGTTTTGAATGATCCTTTTTTCCTTGAATGTTGTGTTACACCTACACAGGTGTCAGCTTCCACTCCATGCGGAGATGTGGATGGGGTTACGGTTAATGAGGTAAAGGCAATAGGTTATCTTAATTATTATTTTAGCTTTGAATTAGACACGTTCTTTAATAATGGCGCACAAAACTGCTCTGCGGTTAATCGTTTACCATTTTCATGTACTGGAACGACTTGTGTCAATGATGTTATTAGTTATACTTCAACAGATGATCCAGATCCTTGTCCGGATTTTTGTAATGGTGAAGTATTTTCATTCGCTTTTCTATGTGATGTATGCGTAACTGATAATAAGACAACTGCAATTTATACAGTTGTTCATTTTTTGACGAATCCTAATGAAGACAATGAGTAAGCTGATAATGCGTGGCTGACCCGGGCGAACTAAGTGCCTGGGTCAGTTGTTATTAGTTAAGCGTGATTAGGGATGAGTAAATGATAATTGAAATATAACAGACAGGCATAAACACACCTGTCTGAAACATGTAATAAAAATGATATTATTGTCTTTCCCAAAAGCGTTGCTGAGCAATTGCAGAGACAAAATCCTGCCCGAAATTTGGATTATTTGCGGATGATACAACACCGAGTAAATTTTTTTCGTCTGATGGCTGTATAAAAGACTGTCCGGTTGAGGCAACCCCAATTGGTTTATAGTGTTTATATGCTACTTGGACGAAATACGTAACGTTGGAATTAAATGCTGCCTGATTATTGGAACTTCCACCAACAATGTAAATGGAGTCTAGCAGATATGGACTTGTTGTAATAAATGTATAATCAACTTTAAGTGTTGTGCCATTTGTACCAGTGACTGTGCCAAGCTTTTCGCTGATAATGTCAACAAAGACTCCGTTTTGGTTCAATGTGTCAAGTGTATTGGTTACCTCTTCATCGTTAAAACCGTCACCAATCAGTATTCCTACTTTTTGTGTAGATGCCGAAAAAGGGGTGTTGGCTTGGCTAAGGGATGGGAAACTTGTTGAAACTTGTACATGGGTTCCACTTGGCTGTTCGACCCCTGCACTATCGGCTACGATGGAAGCCATTTCCTTATCCACGTTGATGAGTAAATTGACGCTTTGCTGACGAACAGATTCGCTTTTTACTCTTCCAATCTGATAGCTGAGCGCTTTAATCAAATGCTGCTTTTCAACAGGTGACGCACTATTCCAGAATATTCTCGGCTGCGTAAAGTAATCGTTGAACGAATCACTTCGAGCCCGTATTTTGCGTCCTTCGACTTTCTCCGGATAATGCTCATACCCGCCTTCTTCCGGAGGTGTTGTGTATGGTGTATTATTAGCCAGTGAATTTCTATGATAGCCGCCCTGATCAACATCGATTCGATACCTCATAGCACCCCGACGGTTATTATTATGAAACGGGCAGACCGGTTGATTGATCGGTATATCTTGAAAATTTGCTCCAAGCCGATGGTATTGTGCACTTTGATAAGCAATTAATCTTCCCTGTAGAACCGGGTCATTGGAAAAGTCAATTCCTGGAACGACATTTGCGGGATTAAATGCGACTTGTTCCAATTCTGCAAATTCATTATCAACATTTCTATTCAGCGTCATCTTACCGATAGGATGAAAAGGGACGATTTCTTCCGGCCAAAACTTGGAAGAATCAAGGATATCAAAATCGAATTTAAATTCATCTTCTTTCGCAATCAGCTGAACACCAAGCTCATATTCAGGATAAGCACCGCGTTCAATCGCCTGCCAAAGGTCCCGTCTGTGGAAATCCGGATCGATCCCGCCGATTTTCTGCGCCTCATCTTGAAGCAGGGAATGGACACCCAGGACAGGCTTCCAAGTAAATCTCACAAAGGTTGCTTTCCCTTGATCATTCACAAATAGATACGTGTTAATCGAAAACGATTCTATCATTCGATAACTTCTTGGTAAGCCCCGATCAGACATGATCCACAGCACCTGATGGAGTGAATCCGGATTATTGGCTACATAATCCCAAAAATTGTCATGTGCGCTGGAGGCTTGCGGGGTTCCCGTACGTGGTTCGGGAAAAAATGCATGTAATGCGTCCGGAAATTTCATTGAATCTTGAATTATTTTAACGGGCATATCAATTGTTGTCAGATCGTAATTCCCTTCTTCGGTATAAAATTTCGTTCCCCAGCAACGCATATCCCTTGCAGTATCCTTAGATCCTTTACTCCCTTGCACTGTAGAGAACCGGACAAATACAGGAGTCTTTTTTCCGGGTTCCTGCAAAAATCCGGCTTTTGTATATTCCTTCATTGATTCATAACATTCAAATTCTCCATGGGCCCCAAAACCTCTTGCATGAACCACTCTTTCCGGTATCTCTTCCTTAACAAAACGTGTCATTTTTTCGAAGAATTCATAGTCCTCACGTAAGGCAGGCCCGCGTTCCCCGACTGTTAACTGATCATCATCATTTGATATTTTTTTCCCTTGATTTGTCGTCATTGGCTCCCCAGTGTTTTTTACGCGGTACTGCTCCAGTTGTTCATTTTTGCTGTTTTTGTCAACCGGCTTATGGTTTCTTGATGACTTTTCATCCATCCAATCACCTATCCTCTAATCAGTTATTTAAGTACATCTATAAGGTTTGTTACTTGCCATGTGGATATTCATCTTTGATAGTTATTCTTTTTTAACTGTCATCTCTCGGCTTCATTATTGACAAGTGAGTTTACGGAAGTGGGTGATTATGTTGCTGGTTTATTTTCTTAAAAAAGAGGGTGGATTGAAAATAACGGTGTGTTTTAGGGCAGGAAAAGGGGTATGTAGTCAAAACCCACTGCTTAAGGCAGTGGGAATATCAGTTTTTCCTTTTCTTTTTATCCAAAATAGTCTTTAGCTCTTTAATATCATCTTCTGACAAATCCTCATCCTGAATAAATTGGACCAGCATTGATTTTAATGTGCCGTCATAGAATCGTTTGATGAAGGATTCTGTTTTGGCACGCTGGCATTCGTTGTGAGTGTACAAAGGATAGAATGTATAGACTCGCTGATCCTTATCGACACCAACAACCTCTTTTTTGGTAAGCCGATCTAACAGGGTACGGACGGTTTTCGGCTTCCAGTTCGTTTGGGTTTGCAAAGAGGCAATGATTTCATTCGCAGTTTGCGGCGCTTTCGTCCATAACACTTTTAAGACTGCCCATTCCGATTCTGAAATAGTGGGTATTTTTTTCGACACATGAATCCCTGCCTTTACTGTTTAATAGATCCCTTTGTCCTGCAGAATGGATTTAGTAATTTCCGCAGCTATGCTGCCATTTGCATGCGTATCGTTTTCGATATTGGTGGCAAAGAAATACGTATTGTTGCTGGTTTCGATATACCCGATGAACCAGCCGTTCACATTGTTTTCGTTAATTGTTCCTGTGCCGGTTTTGCCATATAAAGTTGCATTGTCTTTCGTCTCCAATTTGATGGCTTCTTTTACTAATGTAACGTTTTTCCTGTTAAATTCAAATTCGTTCGTATAAAAGTCCTTGAGTTTTTGCACCTGTTCGATTGGTGAAATTTTCAATGAAGACTCCAGCCAATAGTCTTCCATTCCACCGGAGACATTCTGATTTCCGTAGTTTATTTTTTCAAGATACGTTTTTATGTTTTCCATCTGAACTTTTTTGTCCAGCCGCTGAAAGTACCACGTTACTGAATTTTCCATCGCGGTAAATAAGCTATGATTCTGGTTCCAGGCGGAATACGGATATGTTTTTCCTTTCCACTTCATAGCGGTATTTTTTTGTGTGATGACCTTTGACTCCAATGCGAATAATGCGCTGTATATTTTGTATGTGGAGTTTGGTGAGACCCTTAATGTGCTTTTATCTTTATTATAGATAGTGTATTGTCTCTGCTGCAAGTCGTACAGCACAAAGCTGCCGTCATATTCGTTGAAATAGCTGCTTAAATCCTCATACACTGTCCGCTTATTGTTAAACTCAATCCGGTCATCACCATACGGCATTGCCGAAACAATTGGTATCTGACCCACGACAACTCCTGTCAAAAGTATAAAAATCATGATGCTTTTCAGTTTTACCAGCTTTGTTTCAGGTGTATAGGCTGCAATGCTTTCAATCCGCTCTTTTAATTGCTTTTTGGAATCATTGAATTGGTTGACCATTGTGAAATACCCTGGGAGATAGGACTCAGCTGCAACATGAATAATCGTGTTTCCGTATGCTTTATGTTCGTTCTGATGTAATGTTTTCAGGACGGCGTTGTCACAGGCAATTTCACGGTCCAACCTCATTTTCCTGAATGCCATCCAGATAATTGGGTTGTACCAATAAAAAATCTGAAAAAGGATAACCAGGTAATTCATTGCACTATCTTTTGATTTATAGTGATGTAATTCATGCAGCAGGATATATTTCAGTTCATCCATGGACAACCACGATTCTGCATCCGTCGGCAGGATTATATAGGTTTTGAAAATCCCGAATGTCAACGGGGATTTGACAAGCGATGATTCTGCCAACACTAGCTGCCGTGATACATTCAGGTGCTGTTTGCACTGATCGAATAGCTGCAGAATCTCCTGATTTTTTACAAGGGTGATGGAGGACTTTATTCGATGCAGTTTCATGTATGCGTGAACTGTTAATACAAACATAACAAGCATACCAATAAGCCATACAATAGTCAGAATTTGATTCAAAAATGTCAGATCCATTCGGTTAACGGATGCTGAAAAATCGTGCATCCAACTTCCATTTTCCGATCCGGTATTACCGGTTACGTTGTTGGCAGGGGCCGGGTTGCTCGGTTGCTCTATGCTCCATGTGAAATTACTCCCAACATCCAATAAATGTATAGGAATGAAGGGGATCGTTAATGTAACCAATAAAAGAAACCATAGATTGTATTTCCATTTGGGTGATAATTGTTTTTTAAAAAACTTTTGAATCAGCATGATTGCGATGACCATGATTGATGATAGGACAAAGTATACTGCCAGGTGGAGGGTAGACATTTTTTCATCTCCTTAACCCGATGGTATTTACTCAAAATAACTCAATTTAACTGCTGCGTCAATTATGAATTTTATATGAACAATGGTGTGTGTGGCAGGTATTTGCTGCATCATGCCAGAATACAAATAATAAAATATAATGGAAAGGAAGCGATGTGTATGGATAAAAAATATAATGATTTCATTGGTGATATGATGCAGGACAATCAGGATGACTATAAGAACTTACCCGGAAAAGGAAAACCGTTGCCCAAAGAAAATGTGAAAATGGATACCTTTCAACGTTTTCAAAAGACAGTAAAGGATTCCGGATTTTTACCGCCATGGTTGGAACTGCAAAAGGAAATAGCTGCACTGCTGCAAACAGCTGAAACAGAAAGTGATCTGGATGAGATTAATCTTAAAATCAGAAAGCATAACCGGATTTGCCCCAATCCTATGCAAAAAAATCTGATCAGCCTATCCAATTTGGAAAAGGCTAAAAAGATTTGGTGAATAACTCGTTGATGAAGGATCACACATGCCATTTCCTGCAGGCATGTGTGATCTTCGGATTTTTCCGGTTTATTTCAAAGCGTTTAATGTGATTTCGGCTGCCTTGGCAACCAACCTATCGTTATATTCCGCATCCTCGGTATAATGTCTGGTCATAACTGCAATGATGATTGGCTGCCTGTTCGGTGGCCGTACAACGGCAATGTCATTTCTTGTTCCGTATGTTCCTGCTCCGCTTTTGTCCGCAACTTTCCATCCTTCAGGTGCTCCGGCGCGAATGAGTGGATCTCCTGTGGCATTTCCTTGCATCCATTCATTGAGCAATTTACGTTTATCGTCTGGAAGCAAATCTCCGAGTGCGAATTTCTTCAGATTGATAGCCATTGCTCTCGGTGTGCTTGTATCACGTGTGTTTCCTGGTTTAAATTCATTTAATTCCGTTTCATATCGTTCCGCATTGGTAACGTCATCTCCGATTTTTCGTAACGTATTTTCAAATTTTTCAGGACCTCCTAGTGTCTCCAATAAAAGATTTCCCGCCGTATTATCACTTTTCCGGATTGCCGCTTCACTGATTTCCAACAATGTCATTCCCGTATCCACGTGCTTTTTGGTAACGGGAGAATAGGTTACTAAATCATCTTTGGTGTATGTAATAACCTTCTCAAGTTCTTGTATATCGTTTTGTTTCAGCAGAATTCCTGCCGCCAAAACTTTGAAGGTGGACGTATAGGCGAAGCGCTCGTCCGGGTGGTATGCAACGGTTTGATTTGTCTCTGTATCGACGGCAAAGATACCTATTCGGGCGTCAAATTCATTTTCCAGTTTGGCAAACTTTTCATCCATATTAATCGTTTGCTCTGTTTCATCTTCCTTGTCGGATTTAGATGCTGTTCCGGTTTTACTGTCCGCATTTGCGCACGCTGTAAGTATTGTCAGGGCAAGTATTCCCATGAAAAGCGTTATCTTACGTATCCCGGATATGAATGGATTGTTTTTTCTCATATTGATACCTTCTTTCTGTCGGTTTGGATTTTTATACTTGTTCGCTGTTTTGTTTATCCTCCTTTTTTGATTACATGTGTAGTATTATATTACATTTGTAGTCCGTTTATGTCAAACTTATACCTGATCGGGAATCTCTTCAGTCGATCGGGAGGCCTCTCTACTCGATCGAGCACGACCATCACTAGATCGAGCCACTAACCGCTGAATTCAAATGGCGCTTTATGTATATATTTTTATTATGAAATTGTCCTAAAACTTCCTGTTCACAACTATCTTTGCTATCCTTAAGGTATATAATCAAGAGAGGATATGTCACAGGTGAAACTAGATTATGAAATTTCTATACCATTACATGTGCAGCTAAAAAAAATAATAGAAAAAGAAGTTACAAGTGGAAAACTGACAGGACAAATTCCAAGCGAACGTGATTATATGGATTATTATAACGTGAGCAGAAGTACGGTCCGTGAAGCAATCAATTTGCTGGTACGCGAGGGTGTACTTGAAAAACGACATGGTAAAGGCACGTTTGTCAGACTTAAGCCTATCCACGATTGGCTCGGAAATTTAACCAGTACAACGGACATAATTAAACAAATGGGGATGAAGCCGGGAGCAAAATTGATTACACACAAAAGACTGACCCCATCGGAATATGTTCAGCAAAAAACTGGTTTTCGCGAGGCGTATTTTATTAAGCGGCTACGGTATGCCGATTACCAGCCGATTGGTATTGAGTATCATTATTATCCGGTTGAGATTGGGTTGGAACTTATCACGTATGATTTAAATGATGCCACGTTGTATGAAATTGAGCAAAATGAACTTGGGATTTGGTTTGCTGAAGCCAGTCAGACAATCGGAAGTGATTTTTTGTCGGAACCGGATGCCTCGTCACTGCAGATTTCGCCTCAAACCAGTGTGCTCAGTGCCGAACGCATTATTAAAGGACAAAAGGGCGATATAATCGAACTGGAAAAAGGGTTCTACAGGAGTGATATGTTTAATTTTCAAATTAACATGTCGCGCAAATTCGGCTGATTTAGACTTACTGCTCCCTTTGCTGTCAGGATGTGTAGTTACTTATAAAAATGTCTTATAAGACTTATTTATTTTTTGAAATGAGTGAATTGACAAAAAGTATTGAATGCTGGCCGGGATGTGGCATATACTGGTTATAGATTGAACAACTGGTACGGACGTCATGATGTCAATGACCAGTATATCCGCAATCGCAGGCTGACTGGAAAGTGTTCAGTTATTGCCTAGTAAAAATCTGACAGAAATGGGGGAGGAAAATGAAGGCAAAGGTTGAGATGGAGCATACAGCTCCAGTTCAGACTTCGCATCTCTGGAATGCAATGCATAAGTATGATTCGGAGGCAAAGTCGCTGGTGGCTGTTTCCGGAGCGGGATCTTGGTTTACAGATGGGGATGGCAAACAATATCTTGACGGTGTTTCGGGTTTATGGTGTTTAAATCTGGGGTATGGCAGACAGGAAATAGTGGATGCGGCTGCAGACCAAATGAAGAAACTTTCTTACTTTCCTTTGACAATGAATCATCAGCCGGCAATACAATTGGCAAATAAGCTCAGCGAACTGCTCGGGGCGGATTACCAGACATTTTTTTCCAACAGTGGGTCGGAAGCAAATGAAACCGCATTCAAAATAGCCCGGCAGTACCACATCCAAACCGGCAATCCAGGAAAATACAAGTTTATTTCACGATACAGAGCCTACCACGGGTCGACAATGGGAGCTTTAAGTGCAACGGCACAGGCAAATCGCCGGTTTAAATATGATCCGGGAGCACCAGGGTTCCTGCATGTTGCCCCGCCATACAGTTACCGGTCATTATATTCCGGCTCTGTAGAGGAAAAAGATTTACGGGCAGCTGATCAACTGGAGGAAATGATCAAGTGGGAAGGGGAAGAAACGGTGGCCGCTGTGATTATGGAGCCGTTCATTTCCGGCGGGGGAGTTATTATTCCGTCCATGAAATATATCCAGCGCGTGGCGGAAATTTGCCGGAAATACAAGGTCCTTTTGATTATGGATGAAGTTGTATCCGGATTTGGCCGGACAGGAAGAATGTTCGGGTTCAAGCATGCAGCTGGTGTGCAGCCGGATATCGTGACAATGGCAAAAGGGCTGACCAGCGGCTATCTCCCGCTAGGAGCAACCTCCGTCAAAGATGAAATTTATGAGGTGTTTAAGGAGGATGGGGAAGATAATCATCTCCGGCATGTATCGACATACGGCGGTCACCCTGCAGCATGTGCGGTTGCTCTGAAGAACATTGAAATCATTGAAAAAGAAGCCATCGTGAGCAGGGTGAATGACTTGGGCAACTCCAAGTTGATTGAATTACACGACCTGAAAAACCATAACAATGTAGGTGAAATCAGGCAGGTTGGCTTTTTATTGGGTATGGAAATGGTTAAGGACAAAAATTCCAAAGAACCGATGGATGACGGGACATTGGATCAGATTACAGCGGAATGCAAACAGCGTGGATTAATTATAGGCAGGAACGGTCAAACAGTACCGGGCGGGAATAACATTCTGATTATTGCGCCGCCGCTTACGAGCTCAGAGGAAGATTTGGACTTTATTATCGACACAGTCAGTTCGGTCATTCACGGTATATAAATGAAAGCCCATTGAGGCGGATAGGAAGGTTATGTATGTGAATTATGAACGTTTAAAAACATTCATTGCAGTTGCTGAGAAAAACAGTTTTTCCGAAGCTGCGAAAATACTGTATGTGACCCAGCCGACGATTACATCCCAGATCAAGGCGCTGGAAGATGAGTTAAATACAACGCTATTCGAGCGTACAACTAAAAAAGTGGAGATGACCCGCACTGCAGAAGTTTTATTAAAATACGCCAGGGAAATTGTCCGGATGAACGATTCTGCCCGAAAAGAAATCATGGAGATGGAGAATACAATCTACGGAGAATTGGCGATGGGCTGCAGTTTAACAATTGGTGAGTATGTTATGCCGGAATTTTTAAAAGAATTCAAGGAAATGTATCCGCTTATTCAAATACAGGTCGACATTTCCAATTCACGGCAGACAGTTAACAGAATCAAGGATCAAGCTATTGATGTGGGTTTGATTGAGACACCAATAGAAGACGCAAATATTACGATCGAATCTTTTTTGGAAGATGAGCTGATTCTGGTTGCCGCACCGGATTATTTTAACAGCATGATAGAGGTGATTACACTCGATCAAATAAAAGAGTCGCCGCTTATTTTCCGGGAAGAAGGTTCTGGAACAAGGTCAGTTGTCAATTATTATATGGAAAAAGCCGGACTCACATATAATGATTTAAATATTGCCATGACGCTTGGCAGCACGGAAGCTATTAAAGCAGCGGTCGAATCGGGTCTGGGTGTCTCATTTATTTCCTGGAATGCGATTAAAAAAGAGCAAAAGCTGGGGCTGTTAAAAGCGTACAAGATTACTGATATCAGACTGAAACGGAACTTTTATATCGCGTATCACAACAGACATGTTCTCAAATCCACTACAGAGCTCTTTTTGAAGTCGTTGAAAAGTATTGCTGGCAAGAATGAAGATTATCGTTTGGTTCAGCTTTCAGAGGATGAAAGTTGATGATAATTATAAAGAGGAGGAATCATTTATGGCTAAGCAGACAGAAGAAGTGAAGCAGGGGTTAAAGCAAAAGCAGAAGATGACACCAAGTGAAGCAATCGTTGAAACATTGGTCGCGGAGGAAATCACACAGGTTTATGGTATCGTAGGTTCCGCCTTCATGGATATGCTGGATTTGTTTCCGACAGCCGGAATCCGCTTTATTCCGGTACGTCATGAACAAAGTGCCGGGCATATGGCAGATGCCTATGAACGTGTTTCCGGAAAGGCGGGGGTTATCGTCGGGCAAAATGGTCCGGGAATTACCAACATGGTGACGTCGGTTGCGGCTGCCAATCAGGCGCATAGCCCGATGGTCGTGATTTCACCTTCAGCCGGAACTGCATCGATTGGCTTGGATGGCTTTCAGGAGGCAAACCAGGTATCGATTTTTGAAGATATTACGAAAGAAACAGTCACGGTGACCAATGTGAACAGGGTAGCTGACAATTTACGGACGGCTTTCCGGATTGCCTATGCTGAACGCGGCCCGGTTTTGTTTGATATCCCGCGCGATCTTTTCTATGGCGAAATGGAAGACTATATTCTAAAGCCCGACCAGTACCGTTCGGACAAACGAGGATACGGTGATCCGGGATCGATTGAAAAAGCTGTTAAATTACTGAAACATGCAAAAAACCCCGCAATCATTTCCGGTCGCGGCTCGGTTGACGCGAATGGAGTGGACTCCGTTGTTAAAATCGCCGAACATTTAACTGCTC is a window of Virgibacillus ihumii DNA encoding:
- a CDS encoding GntR family transcriptional regulator — translated: MSQVKLDYEISIPLHVQLKKIIEKEVTSGKLTGQIPSERDYMDYYNVSRSTVREAINLLVREGVLEKRHGKGTFVRLKPIHDWLGNLTSTTDIIKQMGMKPGAKLITHKRLTPSEYVQQKTGFREAYFIKRLRYADYQPIGIEYHYYPVEIGLELITYDLNDATLYEIEQNELGIWFAEASQTIGSDFLSEPDASSLQISPQTSVLSAERIIKGQKGDIIELEKGFYRSDMFNFQINMSRKFG
- a CDS encoding aminotransferase, producing the protein MKAKVEMEHTAPVQTSHLWNAMHKYDSEAKSLVAVSGAGSWFTDGDGKQYLDGVSGLWCLNLGYGRQEIVDAAADQMKKLSYFPLTMNHQPAIQLANKLSELLGADYQTFFSNSGSEANETAFKIARQYHIQTGNPGKYKFISRYRAYHGSTMGALSATAQANRRFKYDPGAPGFLHVAPPYSYRSLYSGSVEEKDLRAADQLEEMIKWEGEETVAAVIMEPFISGGGVIIPSMKYIQRVAEICRKYKVLLIMDEVVSGFGRTGRMFGFKHAAGVQPDIVTMAKGLTSGYLPLGATSVKDEIYEVFKEDGEDNHLRHVSTYGGHPAACAVALKNIEIIEKEAIVSRVNDLGNSKLIELHDLKNHNNVGEIRQVGFLLGMEMVKDKNSKEPMDDGTLDQITAECKQRGLIIGRNGQTVPGGNNILIIAPPLTSSEEDLDFIIDTVSSVIHGI
- a CDS encoding selenium metabolism-associated LysR family transcriptional regulator; amino-acid sequence: MNYERLKTFIAVAEKNSFSEAAKILYVTQPTITSQIKALEDELNTTLFERTTKKVEMTRTAEVLLKYAREIVRMNDSARKEIMEMENTIYGELAMGCSLTIGEYVMPEFLKEFKEMYPLIQIQVDISNSRQTVNRIKDQAIDVGLIETPIEDANITIESFLEDELILVAAPDYFNSMIEVITLDQIKESPLIFREEGSGTRSVVNYYMEKAGLTYNDLNIAMTLGSTEAIKAAVESGLGVSFISWNAIKKEQKLGLLKAYKITDIRLKRNFYIAYHNRHVLKSTTELFLKSLKSIAGKNEDYRLVQLSEDES